Genomic window (Croceicoccus sp. Ery15):
CGCAATGATGCGCCCTACCGCATGGCGGTAACTGTCGGTCGTAACCGGTGTATCGTTCGGTTTGGCCATGGAATATTTCGCCTTTGACGAATCTTGCCACGTGCAAGATGATGATCGTTCCAGCCCCGCTTTGTCCAAGACCTTGCTTGCATGGTTAGTCTATCTGCAGAAACCATGAATTTCAGCCGCCGTAATTTCATCGCATCCGCATCCACCCTGCTGGCGACCTCCGCCACGGTTGCACGCGCCGCACCGGCACCGCTCGTCTCGCAGCCGGTGGTGCAGCCCGTCGGGCCCGAACCGGTCGCCCTCGATCTGGTGCGCGGCAGCGGCGTGCGGCCCGATCTGTTCATGTCCGCGATGGAGGCGCTGGACCGCCACGGTGCCCGCGTCAGACGCGACCGCATCGGCATCGTCGATTTCTCGGCTCATTCCTCCCTGCCGCGCTTTCACCTCGTCGATCTGGACAAGGGTGAGACGCAATCGCTCCTCGTCTCGCACGGCAGCGGGTCGGACCCGGCCTATAGCGGCTGGCTTCAACGCTTTTCCAACCGTCCCGGATCAAACGCCACGTCCGAGGGCGCCTATGCGACCGCGAACTACTATACCGGCAAGCACGGGCATTCGCAGCGGCTGATCGGGCTGGACCCGACCAACGACAATGCGATGAACCGCGCCATCGTGATCCACAGCGCATGGTATGCCGAACCCGAAATCGTCGAACGCAGCGGCAAGCTGGGCCGCAGCCAGGGCTGCTTCGCCTTTTCGCGCCGCGGACTGGATCAGGTCTTTGCGCATCTGGGCGAAGGGCGGCTGATTTATGCGCGCAAGATGGGCGGCCTGGTGTCTGGCTGATGGGCTGGCGCTGGGCCACGGCAAAGCCGCGGCTGTGACGTCGAACGGCTCGCGCGGGCCTGAGGGCCCGCTTGGCCGCCGGCCGTAATTACTGCCTCTCGCTTACAAGGCTCCGGTCGCTTCGCGATCCTCGCCTTGTGGGCGGGGCATCATTATTCCTCACCCATCCTTAGGGCAGCAATGAAGGCTTCTTGCGGAATACTGACGTTCCCGTATTCCCGCATCCGCGCCTTGCCCTTTTTCTGCTTCTCCAGCAGCTTCTTCTTACGCGTGATGTCGCCGCCATAGCACTTGGCGGTCACGTCCTTGCGCAGGGCTGCGATGGTTTCGCGCGCGATCACCTTGCCGCCGATGGCCGCCTGGATCGGGATCTTGAACAAATGGCGCGGGATCAGGTCTTTCAGACGCTCGCACATGCCGCGTCCGCGTGCTTCCGCCACAGAGCGGTGTACGATCAGCGACAGCGCATCGACCGGCTCGTTGTTCACAAGGATGTTCATCTTGACCAGATCGCCTTCGCGCAGGCCAATCTGTTCATAGTCGAAGCTGGCATAGCCGCGGCTGATGCTCTTCAGCCTGTCGTAGAAGTCGAACACCACCTCGTTCAGCGGCAGTTCGTAGGTGACCTGCGCGCGGCCGCCGACATAGGTGAGGTCTTTCTGGATGCCGCGGCGGTCCTGACACAGCTTGAGGATCGGGCCGAGATATTCGTCGGGCGTATAGATCACTGCCTTGATCCATGGCTCCTCGATACTCTCGATCCTGTTCACATCGGGATAATCGGCGGGATTGTGCAGATAAAGCTCGCGCGCCTCGTCGGTGCGCGATGCGGATAGCTGCAGGCGATAGACCACCGACGGCGCCGTGGTGATGAGGTCGAGGTCATATTCGCGGCTCAGCCGTTCCTGAATGATCTCAAGATGCAACAGGCCAAGGAAACCGCAGCGGAAGCCGAAGCCCAGCGCCGCGCTCGATTCCATTTCGAACGAGAAGCTGGCGTCGTTGAGGCGCAGCTTGCCGATGCTTTCGCGCAGTTTCTCGAAATCGGCGGCGTCGACGGGGAACAGCCCGCAGAACACCACCGGCTGCACTTCCTTATACCCCGGCAGCGCCTGCGTCGCGCCGTTCTTCACCGTGGTGATCGTGTCGCCGACCTTGGCCTGCTCCACTTCCTTGATCTGCGCGGTGATGAACCCGATTTCGCCGGGGCCGAGTTCGGGCAATTGCTCGATCTTGGGGCGCATGCAGCCTACGCGGTCGACCAGATGGGTCGTGCCGCCCTGCATGAACTTGATCTGGTCGCCCTTTTTCATGACGCCGTCCATCACGCGCACCAGAATGACGACGCCGAGATAGGGATCGTACCATGAATCGACCAGCAGCGCCTTCAACGGCTTGGTCCGGTCGCCGCCGGGCGCGGGGATGCGCTTGACGACGGCTTCCAGCACTTCCTCGATCCCGATGCCGGACTTGGCGCTGGTCAGCACCGCGTCCTGCGCATCGATGCCGATAATGTCCTCGATCTCGGCCTTCACCTTCTCCGGCTCGGCAGCGGGAAGGTCTATCTTGTTGATAACGGGCACGATTTCATGGTCATGCTCGATCGACTGATAGACATTGGCCAGCGTCTGCGCCTCCACGCCCTGCGCCGCGTCCACCACCAGCAGCGCACCCTCGCACGCGGCAAGGCTGCGGCTGACCTCATAGGCAAAATCGACATGGCCAGGCGTGTCCATCAGGTTCAGCTGATAGGTAATGCCGTCCTGCGCCGTATAGTTCAGGCGCACGGTCTGCGCCTTGATGGTGATGCCGCGCTCGCGCTCAATGTCCATGTTATCAAGGACTTGCTCGCTCATCTCACGGTCGGTCAGCCCACCGGTGACCTGGATCAGCCGGTCGGCCAGGGTCGATTTGCCATGGTCGATATGGGCGATAATGCTGAAGTTGCGAATGGTGGAGAGGTCAGTGCTCATGGCAGCGCCGTTAGCAGCGTGTTGCCCCCCTGTCAGCAGGGATTGATCGGGCAGAGCGGGCAAACGCATGTTGTCCGCAAGAGCAGGCAGTCTGTCCCGATGGAGGCTGTCCTGCGTTGCACCTGC
Coding sequences:
- a CDS encoding murein L,D-transpeptidase catalytic domain family protein, which produces MNFSRRNFIASASTLLATSATVARAAPAPLVSQPVVQPVGPEPVALDLVRGSGVRPDLFMSAMEALDRHGARVRRDRIGIVDFSAHSSLPRFHLVDLDKGETQSLLVSHGSGSDPAYSGWLQRFSNRPGSNATSEGAYATANYYTGKHGHSQRLIGLDPTNDNAMNRAIVIHSAWYAEPEIVERSGKLGRSQGCFAFSRRGLDQVFAHLGEGRLIYARKMGGLVSG
- the lepA gene encoding translation elongation factor 4 produces the protein MSTDLSTIRNFSIIAHIDHGKSTLADRLIQVTGGLTDREMSEQVLDNMDIERERGITIKAQTVRLNYTAQDGITYQLNLMDTPGHVDFAYEVSRSLAACEGALLVVDAAQGVEAQTLANVYQSIEHDHEIVPVINKIDLPAAEPEKVKAEIEDIIGIDAQDAVLTSAKSGIGIEEVLEAVVKRIPAPGGDRTKPLKALLVDSWYDPYLGVVILVRVMDGVMKKGDQIKFMQGGTTHLVDRVGCMRPKIEQLPELGPGEIGFITAQIKEVEQAKVGDTITTVKNGATQALPGYKEVQPVVFCGLFPVDAADFEKLRESIGKLRLNDASFSFEMESSAALGFGFRCGFLGLLHLEIIQERLSREYDLDLITTAPSVVYRLQLSASRTDEARELYLHNPADYPDVNRIESIEEPWIKAVIYTPDEYLGPILKLCQDRRGIQKDLTYVGGRAQVTYELPLNEVVFDFYDRLKSISRGYASFDYEQIGLREGDLVKMNILVNNEPVDALSLIVHRSVAEARGRGMCERLKDLIPRHLFKIPIQAAIGGKVIARETIAALRKDVTAKCYGGDITRKKKLLEKQKKGKARMREYGNVSIPQEAFIAALRMGEE